Proteins encoded within one genomic window of Eurosta solidaginis isolate ZX-2024a chromosome 1, ASM4086904v1, whole genome shotgun sequence:
- the LOC137237347 gene encoding phosphoglycerate mutase 2-like, with translation MAGKYRIVMVRHGESEWNQKNLFCGWFDSALSEKGKSEAQAAGKAIKEAGLKFDVAHTSVLCRAIITLETILNESGQAGIPVCKSWRLNERHYGGLTGLNKAETAAKYGEEQVQIWRRSFDTPPPPMEADHPYYDVIVKDPRYANGPSPAEFPKFESLKLTIQRTLPYWNDVIIPQLKEGKQIIIAAHGNSLRGIVKHLDNLSEDAIMALNLPTGIPFVYELDENFKPVVSMKFLGDEETVKKAIEAVAAQGKAK, from the exons atggCTGGAAAATACAGAATTGTGATGGTACGTCATGGTGAATCTGAATGGAATCAAAAAAATCTGTTTTGCGGTTGGTTTGACTCTGCGCTCAGTGAGAAAGGCAAATCTGAAGCGCAGGCTGCTGGCAAGGCCATCAAAGAGGCTGGATTAAAGTTCGATGTTGCCCATACATCAGTGCTGTGTCGAGCGATCATCACATTGGAAACGATTCTAAATGAGAGTGGACAAGCTGGTATACCAGTTTGCAAGTCGTGGCGTTTGAATGAACGTCACTATGGTGGATTGACTGGCTTGAATAAAGCGGAAACCGCTGCCAAATATGGAGAAGAGCAAGTACAAATCTGGCGTCGTAGCTTTGATACACCACCACCACCAATGGAAGCTGACCATCCTTACTACGATGTTATTGTTAAGGATCCACGTTATGCCAATGGGCCATCGCCAGCAGAATTTCCTAAATTTGAATCTCTTAAATTGACTATCCAGCGCACTCTGCCGTATTGGAATGATGTGATAATACCACAATTGAAGGAAGGCAAACAAATAATTATCGCTGCGCATGGTAATAGTTTGCGCGGTATTGTAAAGCATTTGGATA ATCTTTCTGAGGATGCCATTATGGCACTTAATTTGCCAACTGGTATTCCATTCGTTTACGAATTGGACGAAAACTTCAAACCAGTTGTTTCAATGAAATTCCTTGGTGATGAAGAGACTGTAAAGAAAGCCATTGAAGCTGTTGCAGCACAAGGCAAAGCTAAGTAA